A genomic window from Yoonia rosea includes:
- a CDS encoding zinc ABC transporter substrate-binding protein has translation MIRLLAAFSLLPSVALAEVPRVVTDIAPIHSLTAQVMGDLGQPDVLLPPGADPHDYALRPSDAERLSTADLVIWVGESLTPWLEEPIETLAPQAPRFELLEVEGWEKLEARGKEDHGHEDDGHDDHGHDDHGHDDHDHGHAHEHAHDHGDYDPHAWLDPVVAQTWVSAIAGELSALDPDNAPIYAANAKATIAALAALETDLTAQLADLSERAYILPHDGYQYFEARFGLTAQAAISGIDARTPGPAQIAALREEMAAQNVVCVFSDAEIGDRWATVIIEGTSAKTAEIDGVGAGLAAGPALYGQMLERLAAQFAGCLGPNT, from the coding sequence ATGATTCGTTTGCTTGCCGCATTTTCCCTTCTTCCTTCCGTCGCGCTGGCCGAAGTACCGCGTGTGGTGACGGATATTGCCCCTATTCACAGCCTGACAGCACAGGTGATGGGTGATCTTGGCCAGCCTGACGTTCTTTTGCCACCCGGTGCGGACCCGCACGACTATGCGCTCCGCCCAAGCGATGCAGAGCGGTTGAGCACTGCCGATCTGGTGATCTGGGTCGGGGAAAGCCTGACACCATGGCTGGAAGAGCCGATTGAAACACTCGCCCCGCAAGCCCCCCGTTTTGAATTGCTCGAGGTGGAAGGCTGGGAAAAGCTGGAAGCGCGCGGGAAAGAAGATCACGGGCATGAGGATGATGGACACGACGACCACGGACATGACGATCACGGGCACGATGATCATGACCACGGACACGCGCATGAGCACGCCCATGATCACGGCGATTATGACCCGCACGCCTGGCTTGATCCGGTTGTCGCCCAAACGTGGGTCTCCGCGATTGCGGGCGAGTTGAGCGCGCTGGACCCGGACAATGCCCCAATCTACGCCGCCAATGCGAAAGCCACGATTGCCGCCCTCGCTGCACTTGAAACGGACCTCACCGCGCAATTGGCAGACCTGTCAGAGCGCGCGTATATTCTGCCGCATGATGGCTATCAGTATTTCGAGGCGCGGTTCGGGCTGACAGCACAGGCGGCGATTTCCGGCATTGATGCGCGCACACCCGGGCCTGCGCAGATCGCCGCTTTGCGCGAGGAGATGGCCGCGCAGAACGTGGTCTGCGTCTTTAGTGATGCGGAAATCGGTGACCGTTGGGCGACTGTTATCATCGAGGGAACCTCTGCCAAGACGGCAGAGATCGACGGTGTCGGGGCCGGCCTAGCGGCAGGACCTGCGCTTTACGGGCAAATGCTGGAGCGGCTCGCCGCGCAATTTGCAGGCTGCCTTGGGCCCAACACGTAA
- a CDS encoding HAD family hydrolase encodes MMKGHAVIKGIIFDKDGTLFDFNATWGAWTRGMLKGEAGHDPALFARLADVLGYDVPAATFRPESLVIASTAGEVAEVIRSVLPDLDADALLSRMNAAAAAVTQVEAVPLQSYFAGLRELGLRLGIATNDAEAPARAHLARAGVTQHFDFIAGYDSGHGGKPAPGQLLAFCAETGLGAENCLMVGDSTHDLHAGRAAGMRTIGVLTGPAPREELSPLADVVLSSIGDIPGWLQSEKLLAE; translated from the coding sequence ATGATGAAAGGGCACGCGGTGATCAAGGGTATCATTTTTGACAAGGACGGGACCTTGTTTGACTTCAACGCGACGTGGGGGGCGTGGACCCGTGGGATGCTGAAAGGGGAAGCGGGGCATGATCCGGCGCTCTTTGCGCGTCTGGCGGATGTGCTGGGATATGATGTCCCCGCAGCGACGTTCCGTCCCGAGAGCCTCGTCATCGCGTCCACGGCAGGCGAGGTGGCGGAGGTCATCAGGTCGGTCTTGCCTGATCTGGATGCCGACGCGCTTTTGTCACGGATGAATGCGGCGGCAGCGGCTGTGACGCAGGTCGAGGCGGTGCCGTTGCAAAGCTATTTCGCAGGTTTGCGTGAATTAGGTTTGCGTCTGGGCATCGCCACAAATGATGCCGAAGCCCCCGCGCGGGCGCATCTGGCGCGCGCAGGTGTGACGCAGCATTTCGATTTTATCGCAGGTTATGACAGTGGCCACGGTGGGAAACCCGCGCCGGGACAGCTTTTGGCTTTTTGTGCCGAAACAGGGCTGGGAGCAGAAAATTGCCTCATGGTCGGCGATAGCACCCATGATCTGCACGCGGGCCGTGCTGCAGGGATGCGTACGATTGGCGTGCTGACCGGCCCTGCGCCGCGGGAAGAATTGTCACCGCTGGCCGACGTGGTTTTGTCGTCCATCGGTGACATTCCGGGATGGCTGCAATCCGAGAAGCTATTGGCCGAGTAA
- a CDS encoding reductive dehalogenase, producing the protein MLKLRSYRTRPMHLGGFPLESLRRVDHVDLSALPPMHPVSFRRPDDRKSIIGAMQDYQAMLDATRDGMVKRERAEIPDDLSERANHLKAFGYYCDASMVGVCEIHDAAWLQTPIANADVDRLASKLRTMQHKSLAAGIDVIMAGLRESMSLPPADCRHHTHAVVFLYDFPRPPRSEETGTDWIKDALPQRACLRGMETAVTLASYLRTLGHEARAHSMAATDVHLGALAALAGLVAQEDGALINPFTGDRYGLAAVTTTLAMTADKPLAPGQKAPRSYQTGLGTHAKTARTRDPFAKRDFALGPHPFETLKRVDDTTTYIDRPNVARVPKRANMFVRGLFGDMGKQVQEATKNGNYVRKSAAAFAFRPSLGAFVLLQDGEAVGDPVVDTPENNAANIKAALYFLGVDAVGLSACPDWTYYSHDTTGAPITPYHENAISMIIDQGHETMEGASGDDWIACAQSMRAYLRFSLLGGVLAQHLRNLGYTARVHSVMDEEVLHPPLLLLSGLGEVSRIGEVILNPFLGPRLKSGVVTTNMPMAHDKPIDFGLQKFCDACNKCARECPSGAITAGPKLMFNGYEIWKSDSQKCTTYRVSQKNGAMCGRCMKTCPWNLEGLFAEAPFRKLAMTVPQAAKTLAALDDRLGKGAINPVKKWWWDLEMEDDGAYRPARHPVNARDLQPELDLKFSDQTLAVYPAPLAPPPYPWPAPMDREAGIAAYQAMITADEHRARRAAGRPPEHVYTPVQGATPVIAAVVSKAERMTDKVTKYEFTRADGGPLPPATAGAHIDVVVAPEFFRQYSLSGDPADSSKYQIAVLREDAGRGGSKLMHRIFTEGRRVFISPPINHFPLIEDASQTLLMGGGIGVTPMIAMAHRLHAIGAAFTLHYSIPSRAEAGFLHDLATVPWADKVVVHVSDEGTRADLASLTRYKTGAHIYTCGPDAYMAAVLDAAAKNGFPEEARHLEYFAVPEQPDYENHPFALRLKDGRTVAVAADQSASDALIAAGVHVDVKCSDGLCGVCKCGVLEGAVEHRDFVLSKTQRETQMILCQSRAAVAGGTLKIDL; encoded by the coding sequence ATGTTGAAACTTCGATCCTACCGCACACGGCCAATGCATCTGGGGGGCTTCCCGCTCGAGAGCCTGCGGCGTGTGGATCATGTTGATCTGTCAGCGCTTCCGCCAATGCATCCGGTGTCTTTTCGCAGACCGGACGATCGCAAAAGCATCATCGGTGCCATGCAGGACTATCAGGCGATGCTGGACGCCACGCGCGATGGTATGGTCAAGCGCGAGAGGGCTGAAATCCCTGATGACCTAAGTGAACGCGCCAATCATCTCAAAGCCTTCGGCTATTATTGCGATGCCAGCATGGTTGGCGTTTGCGAAATACATGATGCCGCGTGGTTGCAGACACCAATTGCAAATGCAGATGTGGATCGCCTCGCCTCTAAGCTACGCACCATGCAGCATAAATCGCTGGCAGCAGGTATAGATGTGATCATGGCAGGCCTGCGGGAAAGCATGTCTTTGCCACCCGCCGATTGCCGCCACCATACCCATGCAGTCGTGTTTCTTTATGACTTTCCCCGTCCGCCCCGATCAGAAGAGACAGGCACCGACTGGATCAAGGATGCGCTCCCGCAGCGCGCCTGCCTGCGCGGGATGGAGACCGCCGTCACACTGGCCAGCTATCTGCGCACGCTGGGCCATGAGGCACGCGCGCATTCGATGGCCGCCACCGATGTGCATCTGGGCGCTCTTGCGGCCCTAGCGGGCCTTGTCGCGCAGGAGGACGGCGCACTGATTAACCCGTTCACCGGTGATCGCTACGGGCTGGCTGCGGTCACGACCACGCTGGCCATGACAGCGGACAAACCTCTTGCGCCGGGACAAAAAGCGCCGCGCAGCTATCAAACAGGCCTTGGCACCCATGCCAAGACTGCCCGGACACGCGATCCCTTTGCCAAGCGGGATTTCGCCCTTGGCCCGCATCCTTTCGAGACGCTGAAACGGGTGGATGACACCACCACCTATATCGACCGCCCGAATGTCGCGCGGGTGCCGAAACGCGCGAATATGTTCGTGCGCGGGCTGTTCGGCGATATGGGCAAGCAGGTGCAAGAGGCCACCAAGAACGGCAATTACGTGCGCAAATCCGCAGCCGCCTTTGCGTTCCGGCCATCGCTGGGGGCCTTTGTCTTGTTGCAGGACGGTGAGGCCGTGGGCGACCCTGTCGTGGACACGCCCGAAAACAACGCCGCCAACATCAAAGCCGCGCTCTACTTCTTGGGCGTCGATGCCGTGGGCCTGTCGGCCTGCCCCGACTGGACCTATTACAGTCACGACACCACCGGCGCGCCCATCACGCCCTACCATGAAAACGCCATTTCGATGATCATCGACCAAGGCCACGAAACCATGGAGGGCGCATCTGGTGACGATTGGATTGCCTGCGCGCAATCCATGCGGGCCTATTTGCGGTTCTCGCTTCTGGGCGGTGTGCTGGCCCAGCATTTGCGCAATCTGGGCTATACCGCGCGCGTCCATTCGGTGATGGACGAAGAGGTGCTGCACCCGCCGCTCTTGTTGCTTTCAGGCTTGGGAGAGGTCAGCCGGATTGGCGAGGTGATCCTGAACCCGTTCCTTGGGCCGCGTCTGAAATCCGGCGTTGTCACCACCAACATGCCGATGGCCCATGACAAACCCATCGACTTTGGTCTGCAAAAATTCTGTGACGCCTGCAACAAATGTGCCCGCGAATGCCCGTCAGGTGCGATCACCGCAGGGCCGAAGCTGATGTTCAACGGCTATGAAATCTGGAAATCCGACAGCCAGAAATGCACGACCTACCGCGTCAGCCAAAAGAACGGCGCGATGTGCGGGCGCTGTATGAAAACCTGCCCGTGGAACCTTGAAGGCCTGTTCGCCGAAGCCCCCTTTCGCAAGCTGGCGATGACCGTGCCACAGGCCGCCAAGACGCTTGCCGCACTTGATGATCGGCTCGGGAAAGGTGCAATCAACCCCGTCAAGAAATGGTGGTGGGATCTTGAGATGGAGGACGACGGTGCCTATCGCCCCGCGCGCCATCCGGTCAACGCCCGTGACCTTCAGCCGGAACTGGACCTGAAATTCAGCGACCAGACGCTGGCCGTCTATCCTGCGCCCCTCGCACCGCCCCCCTACCCTTGGCCCGCACCGATGGACCGCGAGGCAGGGATCGCCGCCTATCAGGCCATGATCACGGCCGATGAACACCGCGCACGCCGTGCCGCAGGGCGGCCGCCCGAGCATGTCTACACGCCCGTTCAGGGCGCGACACCTGTCATCGCGGCAGTCGTCAGCAAAGCCGAAAGGATGACGGACAAGGTCACGAAATATGAATTTACCCGCGCCGACGGCGGCCCTTTGCCGCCCGCGACCGCAGGGGCGCATATTGATGTGGTCGTGGCACCTGAATTTTTCCGTCAATACTCGCTCAGCGGTGATCCGGCCGATAGTAGCAAATATCAGATTGCCGTGCTGCGCGAAGATGCAGGCCGTGGCGGCTCGAAACTCATGCACCGCATATTCACGGAAGGGCGGCGCGTCTTCATCTCGCCCCCGATCAACCATTTCCCGCTGATCGAGGACGCCTCTCAGACCCTGTTGATGGGCGGCGGGATTGGTGTAACGCCGATGATCGCGATGGCCCACAGGCTCCATGCCATCGGTGCCGCGTTCACGCTGCACTATAGTATTCCGAGCCGTGCAGAGGCCGGATTCCTGCATGATCTGGCGACGGTGCCATGGGCGGATAAGGTGGTGGTCCATGTGTCGGATGAAGGCACGCGCGCCGATCTTGCGAGCCTCACCCGCTACAAGACCGGGGCGCATATCTACACCTGCGGACCTGATGCCTATATGGCTGCGGTTCTGGATGCCGCGGCGAAAAACGGTTTTCCCGAAGAGGCGCGGCATCTTGAATATTTCGCTGTGCCGGAACAGCCCGATTATGAAAATCACCCCTTTGCGCTGCGCTTGAAAGACGGGCGTACCGTCGCTGTTGCGGCGGATCAATCGGCGTCAGATGCGCTGATCGCGGCAGGGGTGCATGTGGATGTCAAATGCTCTGACGGTCTGTGCGGTGTGTGCAAATGCGGCGTGTTGGAAGGGGCTGTCGAGCACCGCGATTTCGTGCTTTCCAAGACCCAGCGTGAAACACAGATGATCCTGTGCCAAAGCCGCGCGGCAGTGGCGGGCGGAACGCTCAAAATCGACCTTTAG
- a CDS encoding DUF3572 domain-containing protein, translated as MQHEQAEVIALKGLTWLAGNDELCGVFLGASGGSVDDLRDRATDPAFLAAVLEFITMDDTWVIDFCDSTGLGYDQPLRARYALPGAESVHWT; from the coding sequence ATGCAACACGAACAGGCCGAAGTGATCGCCTTGAAAGGGCTGACATGGCTGGCAGGAAACGACGAATTATGCGGGGTGTTTCTGGGCGCATCGGGTGGTTCGGTCGATGATCTGCGCGACCGTGCGACAGACCCTGCTTTTCTAGCTGCTGTGCTGGAGTTTATCACCATGGATGACACATGGGTCATCGATTTTTGTGACAGCACCGGATTGGGATACGATCAGCCGTTGCGCGCGCGCTACGCGCTTCCCGGCGCTGAAAGTGTGCATTGGACCTAA
- a CDS encoding diguanylate cyclase: protein MLKVKMLAAQFAVDTCESKAEAIMLIERNRPDLILLNLSDATHDQHSLCRDLRRSTVTKSIAIIAVGVADTSRARFAALDAGADDVLPHPVNDVLLLARIRSLLRVRSTSQELMLRETTSRALGFEENKAVFDGAARLAILSQESRAASLLKSSLNAGLRNAIQVLHPNDALLGDDGSAAYDLFVINAATTEAGASGLFGLVSDLRARNQTRLAMQLVVVPPEAPEVAAMFLDLGADDVVPSTSSPDEISMRATRLIARKRQHDKLRDTVRNGLNAAVTDPLTGLFNRRYVEPHLARLAEDSRKSGRELAVMMIDIDHFKSVNDTHGHAAGDTVLIALANRLRENLRAIDLVARMGGEEFLVAMPGTSVADARMAAARLCELVHATPFNLGEGLPMLKVTVSVGVAVSGKLNAGSSAITKICDRADKALYAAKSAGRDQVAFSKSAA from the coding sequence GTGTTGAAAGTCAAGATGCTGGCAGCACAATTCGCAGTCGATACCTGCGAGAGCAAGGCTGAGGCGATCATGTTGATCGAACGAAACCGCCCCGATCTGATCTTGCTCAACCTGTCTGATGCAACCCATGATCAGCATAGCCTCTGCCGCGATCTGCGCCGCTCGACTGTGACAAAATCAATTGCCATCATTGCGGTCGGTGTCGCCGATACCTCAAGGGCGCGGTTTGCAGCCCTCGATGCGGGTGCAGATGATGTGCTGCCCCATCCTGTGAACGATGTGTTATTGCTGGCGCGCATCCGCAGTCTGTTGCGGGTCCGCAGCACCAGTCAGGAACTGATGTTACGTGAAACCACCAGCCGTGCTTTGGGCTTTGAGGAGAACAAGGCGGTCTTTGACGGTGCGGCACGTCTTGCAATCCTGAGCCAGGAGTCGCGGGCCGCGTCCCTTCTCAAGTCCAGCCTGAACGCAGGACTGCGGAACGCTATTCAGGTGCTGCATCCCAATGATGCCCTGCTTGGTGATGACGGCAGCGCTGCGTATGATCTTTTCGTGATCAATGCGGCGACAACCGAGGCTGGCGCAAGCGGGCTTTTCGGGTTGGTGTCCGACCTGCGCGCGCGCAACCAGACGCGGCTTGCCATGCAGCTTGTCGTGGTGCCACCTGAGGCGCCGGAAGTGGCTGCAATGTTTCTTGATCTTGGCGCGGATGATGTGGTGCCATCAACCAGCAGTCCTGATGAAATCAGCATGCGTGCGACGCGCCTGATCGCGCGCAAACGCCAACATGACAAGCTGCGTGATACGGTGCGCAACGGATTGAATGCCGCCGTCACTGATCCGCTGACCGGTCTGTTCAACCGGCGCTATGTTGAACCGCATCTGGCGCGCCTTGCCGAGGATTCGCGCAAATCCGGTCGGGAACTTGCCGTGATGATGATCGATATCGACCACTTCAAATCTGTGAATGACACCCACGGGCATGCAGCGGGCGACACCGTGCTGATCGCGCTTGCTAACCGCCTGCGTGAAAACCTGCGCGCGATTGATCTGGTGGCACGGATGGGGGGCGAAGAGTTTCTGGTCGCCATGCCCGGCACATCGGTCGCGGATGCACGCATGGCCGCAGCCAGGCTTTGCGAATTGGTCCATGCCACGCCGTTCAATCTGGGCGAAGGGCTGCCGATGCTGAAGGTGACCGTGTCAGTCGGTGTCGCAGTCAGCGGAAAGTTGAACGCCGGAAGCAGCGCAATCACCAAAATCTGTGACCGCGCGGACAAAGCGCTTTATGCCGCCAAGTCTGCTGGCCGTGATCAGGTCGCTTTCAGCAAATCAGCCGCCTGA
- a CDS encoding periplasmic heavy metal sensor, with product MAEDKTPQARPSRLWRVVLVLSLALNLAVVGVIVGSAASGRWKDGPPRSFDLGLGPIARALEPQERRAIGRQLRNDRSLRDFDLRDRVNRVVAALQADPFDPDVLRALLAEQSARMTTVQATAQEVVVEEIIAMTPERRRAFAERVLEEMSRARSLRERSSGG from the coding sequence ATGGCTGAAGATAAAACACCCCAAGCGCGCCCCAGCCGCCTTTGGCGTGTTGTGCTCGTACTCTCGCTTGCGCTCAACCTTGCGGTGGTTGGGGTTATTGTCGGGTCAGCGGCTTCGGGTCGATGGAAAGACGGACCACCGCGCAGTTTCGATCTTGGGCTTGGGCCAATTGCGCGCGCGCTTGAACCGCAAGAGCGCCGGGCCATCGGTCGCCAATTGCGCAACGACCGGTCTTTGCGTGATTTTGATCTGCGTGATCGTGTCAATCGTGTCGTTGCCGCCTTGCAGGCCGATCCCTTTGATCCTGATGTCTTGCGGGCATTGCTTGCCGAACAAAGCGCACGGATGACGACTGTTCAGGCCACAGCACAAGAGGTGGTGGTGGAAGAGATCATTGCCATGACGCCCGAGCGTCGCCGTGCCTTTGCAGAGCGGGTGCTGGAAGAGATGTCGCGCGCCCGCAGCCTGCGCGAGCGATCCTCAGGCGGCTGA
- a CDS encoding RNA polymerase sigma factor, with amino-acid sequence MNASPDPFAGAEDAALLVAYANGDGQAARYLTARLLPRVLAQATRMLGNGSEAEDVAQDAMMRLWKVAPDWRQGEAQVSTWLYRVVANLCTDRLRKRRGAVPLDQVAEPPDPSPSAVAQMQTQARMMALSDALAQLPERQAQAVSLRHLEGLANPEIAQIMDISVRSVESLTARGKRALADIMAGRKAELGYDDDEPE; translated from the coding sequence ATGAACGCATCGCCAGACCCCTTTGCGGGCGCCGAAGACGCGGCGCTCTTGGTAGCCTACGCCAATGGCGACGGGCAGGCTGCGCGGTATCTGACGGCGCGGCTGTTGCCACGCGTGCTGGCGCAGGCCACGCGCATGTTGGGCAATGGGTCCGAGGCCGAGGATGTGGCCCAGGACGCCATGATGCGCCTTTGGAAGGTCGCGCCGGACTGGCGGCAGGGCGAGGCACAGGTGAGTACGTGGCTCTACCGTGTTGTGGCGAATCTTTGTACCGACCGCTTGCGCAAGAGGCGCGGTGCCGTGCCGCTCGATCAGGTGGCCGAACCGCCCGATCCAAGCCCCAGTGCCGTCGCGCAAATGCAGACGCAGGCGCGTATGATGGCGCTGTCTGATGCGCTGGCGCAATTGCCGGAACGACAGGCGCAGGCGGTATCGCTCCGCCACCTCGAGGGGCTTGCGAACCCCGAAATTGCGCAGATCATGGACATCAGCGTGCGGTCCGTGGAAAGTCTGACAGCACGCGGGAAACGGGCCCTTGCCGATATCATGGCAGGGCGGAAGGCAGAACTGGGGTATGACGATGACGAACCCGAATGA
- a CDS encoding EF-hand domain-containing protein: MKTKILTAALLSGLVLTAGAAQAENHRERPDFATLDINGDGALTLEEMQARGEARFAEIDTDGDGALSAAELAASGTERATERATRMIARFDDNDDGLLQQDEMPSRGERRAAQIFERVDADSDGVISAEEFEAAKARMGERRGEGRGDHRGDGPRDRG, encoded by the coding sequence ATGAAAACGAAGATTTTGACAGCAGCGCTGCTCTCCGGTTTGGTTTTGACAGCGGGTGCAGCACAGGCAGAGAACCACCGCGAACGGCCGGATTTTGCCACGCTTGATATCAATGGCGACGGTGCTTTGACCCTGGAAGAAATGCAGGCGCGCGGTGAAGCACGCTTTGCCGAGATCGACACCGATGGTGACGGAGCTCTGTCTGCTGCCGAGCTGGCGGCGTCTGGCACAGAGCGGGCCACAGAGCGGGCCACCCGCATGATTGCGCGTTTTGACGACAACGATGATGGTCTGCTGCAGCAGGACGAAATGCCCTCACGTGGTGAACGCCGCGCGGCTCAGATATTTGAGCGCGTCGATGCCGATAGTGACGGTGTGATTTCCGCAGAAGAGTTCGAGGCCGCCAAGGCGCGCATGGGTGAACGGCGCGGCGAAGGCCGCGGTGATCATCGTGGCGACGGCCCACGCGATCGCGGCTAA
- a CDS encoding DUF983 domain-containing protein encodes MSNAETILDDRPTKRAILNGLRCKCPNCGEGKLFARYLKVADTCPVCHEELSHHRADDGPAYLTILLVAHIIGFVIHFWWVYYRPEPWVMATGLTIGSVALSLALLPRMKGMIVAIQWSRRMHGFGHNE; translated from the coding sequence ATGTCGAACGCGGAAACGATCCTTGATGATCGCCCAACCAAACGTGCCATTCTCAACGGACTGCGGTGCAAATGCCCGAACTGCGGTGAAGGCAAGCTGTTCGCGCGCTACCTGAAGGTGGCCGATACCTGCCCTGTCTGCCACGAAGAGCTCTCGCATCACCGCGCGGATGACGGCCCCGCCTATCTGACGATTTTGCTGGTGGCCCATATCATCGGTTTTGTGATCCACTTCTGGTGGGTCTATTATCGGCCTGAACCTTGGGTCATGGCGACTGGCCTGACAATCGGGTCTGTCGCGCTGTCACTGGCGCTTTTGCCGCGTATGAAAGGCATGATTGTTGCTATTCAGTGGTCACGCCGGATGCACGGATTTGGCCACAACGAATAA
- a CDS encoding NUDIX domain-containing protein has translation MGQRGAGAAFMPGKFVFPGGAVDDNDAAVPVTSLSPLDEARLANESTRAPVALAAAAIRELWEETGQVLGHPGQWSDPPQGWRGFAATGHVPHAAALQFFFRAVTPAGRPRRFDARFFLADVDHLKTDPDDFSNAEDELAHLQWVPLADARRFNLPFITQVVLAELASHIARGGTPVSVPFFRNDDEAHLVSRLAGQSPLEQ, from the coding sequence ATGGGGCAACGCGGCGCCGGTGCAGCCTTCATGCCCGGCAAATTTGTCTTCCCCGGCGGTGCTGTCGATGACAACGACGCAGCCGTCCCCGTCACATCACTGTCCCCGCTGGATGAAGCGCGCCTTGCAAATGAAAGCACCCGTGCGCCCGTGGCCCTTGCTGCCGCTGCCATCCGCGAGCTCTGGGAAGAAACCGGTCAGGTTCTGGGCCACCCGGGCCAGTGGTCCGACCCACCACAGGGATGGCGCGGTTTTGCCGCCACCGGGCATGTCCCCCACGCCGCAGCCCTGCAATTCTTTTTCCGTGCTGTTACACCGGCGGGGCGCCCGCGGCGGTTCGATGCGCGGTTCTTTCTAGCGGATGTGGACCATTTGAAGACGGATCCCGATGATTTCTCAAACGCCGAGGACGAACTCGCGCACCTGCAATGGGTGCCCTTGGCCGATGCGCGCAGGTTCAACCTGCCTTTCATCACACAGGTTGTTCTGGCCGAGTTGGCGAGCCATATCGCACGTGGCGGCACGCCTGTCAGCGTGCCCTTCTTTCGCAATGATGATGAGGCACATCTGGTCAGTCGCCTTGCCGGCCAAAGCCCGCTAGAGCAATAA
- a CDS encoding DMT family transporter, with product MELWILITIGAATAQTLRFMLQKRLKGMALSTAGATFARFIYSAPLVAVIAFVYAMASGQGTPQIPPEFWPYALAGGTSQILATMCVVALFSHRNFAVGITFKKTEVLLSALFGFLILGDTFTPLTITAMLIGLGGVLLLSDPPDGVGPWRKRIFNRATALGLGAGVLFGISGNGYRGASLSLAQGDVFYRAIVTLALVTAFQTIAMALWLAWRERGEIMRVLSAWRVAGLVGLTSMIGSICWFTAFTLQNAAYVNAVGQIELLFSLMIGAFVFGEKVSLREWQGLALLTLSIIMLVLLL from the coding sequence ATGGAACTCTGGATCCTTATCACCATTGGTGCCGCCACAGCGCAGACCCTGCGGTTTATGCTGCAAAAGCGCCTCAAAGGCATGGCGCTTTCGACCGCTGGCGCGACCTTTGCGCGGTTCATCTATTCCGCGCCCCTCGTTGCGGTGATCGCCTTTGTCTATGCGATGGCTTCGGGGCAAGGCACACCGCAAATACCACCCGAGTTCTGGCCCTATGCGCTGGCGGGTGGCACCTCGCAGATATTGGCGACGATGTGTGTGGTCGCGCTATTCAGTCATCGCAACTTTGCCGTCGGCATTACGTTCAAAAAGACCGAAGTCCTGCTGAGCGCGCTATTCGGTTTTCTCATTCTGGGTGACACGTTCACGCCACTGACCATCACCGCCATGTTGATTGGCCTTGGCGGGGTGCTTTTGCTGTCTGATCCGCCCGATGGTGTGGGCCCGTGGCGCAAACGCATTTTCAACCGCGCGACGGCTTTGGGACTTGGGGCCGGTGTGTTATTTGGCATTTCCGGCAATGGCTATCGCGGCGCTTCACTTTCCTTGGCCCAGGGCGATGTGTTTTACCGTGCAATTGTCACGCTGGCGCTGGTCACCGCCTTTCAGACCATTGCCATGGCGCTTTGGCTCGCTTGGCGGGAACGGGGCGAGATCATGCGCGTGCTCTCGGCGTGGCGGGTTGCGGGGCTCGTTGGGCTCACCAGCATGATTGGGTCAATCTGCTGGTTCACGGCCTTCACCTTGCAAAACGCAGCCTATGTGAACGCGGTTGGGCAGATCGAGCTTTTGTTCTCGTTGATGATCGGCGCATTTGTTTTTGGTGAGAAAGTCAGCCTGCGTGAATGGCAGGGTTTGGCGCTGCTAACGCTTAGCATCATCATGCTGGTGTTATTGCTCTAG